A window of the Scandinavium goeteborgense genome harbors these coding sequences:
- a CDS encoding GGDEF domain-containing protein produces the protein MKKDRLHTAINDAELCLHRLAKLMPGLSAHRTLADVLQLIHEVFGARLSWIMLEIDDVQQLEVLGDPLYAKESAGRLLVALRQQQAPWRVKCWHRDVGRLLYTDTHPLAQELQCGVLCRIFPLQEDARAFIFLAFDQPLLAPAVLRSVALIIAEKLHDAMTELITRERTAVELKNIVNQYRILFERAPVLMNSFDKHNRCILWNGECERVFGWTLEEINRQPDPLALFYPDPEVRRGVRESVNYSPTLEMHEWYPHRRDGEVLATLWSNIMLPDGEIMNIGVDITERKRAENLLAFQATTDALTCCFNRLAILNHLQKSLDNCQSEQKDTHFVMVMIDLDHFKQINDRWGHQAGDDALVYFCQHIREQCEGQSRLGRLGGEEFLLMLPFAETDEAVAFTDRLRAQLRSVPFEVAGASVALSFSAGAMVVSENNTERAVLLTLVDNALYDAKRTGRGKTVVTSLTS, from the coding sequence ATGAAAAAAGACAGATTACACACAGCAATTAATGATGCAGAGCTTTGTCTGCATCGTCTGGCCAAGCTCATGCCCGGTTTGTCGGCACATCGTACGCTGGCCGATGTTTTGCAGCTCATCCACGAGGTATTCGGCGCGCGGCTGTCCTGGATCATGCTGGAAATTGACGACGTTCAGCAGTTAGAGGTGTTGGGCGATCCTTTGTATGCCAAAGAAAGCGCCGGACGTTTGCTGGTGGCTCTACGTCAGCAGCAGGCTCCTTGGCGGGTGAAATGTTGGCATCGGGACGTGGGGCGGTTACTTTATACCGACACGCACCCGCTGGCGCAGGAATTACAATGTGGCGTGCTGTGCCGAATATTCCCGCTACAGGAAGACGCTCGCGCCTTTATTTTTCTGGCGTTCGACCAGCCTTTATTAGCGCCAGCGGTATTACGCAGCGTGGCGCTGATAATTGCGGAGAAATTACATGACGCGATGACTGAATTAATAACTCGCGAGCGCACCGCCGTAGAATTGAAAAACATCGTTAATCAATATCGTATTCTTTTCGAACGCGCACCGGTATTAATGAATTCCTTTGATAAACATAATCGCTGCATATTATGGAACGGAGAATGTGAGCGAGTATTCGGCTGGACGCTGGAGGAAATAAATCGTCAGCCGGACCCGCTGGCGCTATTTTATCCCGATCCTGAAGTACGTCGCGGGGTGCGAGAGTCGGTGAACTACTCTCCTACACTTGAGATGCATGAATGGTATCCGCACCGACGCGATGGTGAGGTGCTGGCCACGCTGTGGTCAAATATCATGTTACCCGACGGCGAAATAATGAATATCGGCGTGGACATCACCGAGCGTAAACGTGCGGAAAACCTGCTGGCCTTCCAGGCCACTACCGACGCGCTGACCTGCTGTTTCAACCGGCTGGCAATCCTCAATCACTTACAGAAAAGCCTCGATAATTGTCAGTCAGAACAAAAAGATACGCACTTTGTCATGGTCATGATTGACCTTGATCACTTCAAACAAATTAATGACCGTTGGGGGCATCAGGCGGGTGACGATGCGCTGGTGTACTTCTGCCAGCATATCCGCGAACAGTGTGAGGGCCAGTCACGGCTAGGACGGTTAGGCGGGGAGGAGTTTCTGCTAATGCTGCCGTTTGCTGAAACCGACGAAGCCGTTGCGTTTACCGACCGGCTGCGGGCGCAGCTGCGCTCCGTGCCCTTTGAGGTTGCCGGTGCCTCAGTGGCGTTGTCCTTTAGCGCAGGCGCGATGGTGGTCAGTGAAAATAATACCGAACGTGCGGTGCTATTAACGCTGGTCGATAACGCACTTTATGACGCCAAGCGCACCGGACGCGGCAAAACAGTGGTGACTTCATTGACATCTTAA
- a CDS encoding YjcB family protein encodes MMSVTTGVVLLRWPLTSAVLMFLASTLKIQFRKSDYAGLAVICSLFGVAASCWFATGLLGITLVDLTLVWNNIKDVMMEVMSQTPTPSAWPMVVT; translated from the coding sequence ATGATGTCTGTCACCACCGGCGTTGTTCTCCTCCGCTGGCCACTCACGAGCGCAGTGCTGATGTTTTTGGCGAGCACATTAAAAATTCAGTTCCGTAAATCCGATTACGCCGGGCTGGCGGTTATCTGCAGTCTCTTTGGCGTTGCGGCCTCCTGCTGGTTCGCCACGGGTTTACTGGGGATTACCCTGGTCGACCTGACGCTGGTCTGGAACAACATCAAAGACGTGATGATGGAAGTCATGAGCCAGACTCCAACCCCATCAGCATGGCCGATGGTCGTGACCTGA
- the ssb1 gene encoding single-stranded DNA-binding protein SSB1 — protein MASRGVNKVILVGNLGQDPEVRYMPSGGAVANITLATSESWRDKATGEMKEQTEWHRVVLFGKLAEVAGEYLRKGSQVYIEGQLRTRKWTDQSGAEKYTTEVVVNVGGTMQMLGGRQGGGAPAGGGQQQGGSWGQPQQPQGGGNQFSGGAQSRPQQQPAAAPAPSNEPPMDFDDDIPF, from the coding sequence ATGGCCAGCAGAGGCGTAAACAAGGTGATTCTCGTCGGTAATCTGGGTCAGGACCCGGAAGTACGCTACATGCCGAGTGGTGGTGCAGTTGCCAACATTACGCTGGCTACTTCTGAATCCTGGCGTGATAAAGCGACCGGCGAAATGAAAGAGCAGACTGAATGGCACCGTGTCGTGCTGTTCGGCAAACTGGCAGAAGTGGCCGGTGAATATCTGCGTAAAGGTTCCCAGGTCTACATCGAAGGCCAGCTGCGTACCCGCAAATGGACCGATCAGAGCGGTGCTGAAAAATACACCACTGAAGTGGTTGTTAACGTAGGCGGCACCATGCAGATGCTCGGCGGCCGTCAAGGCGGCGGTGCACCAGCAGGTGGCGGTCAGCAGCAGGGTGGAAGCTGGGGTCAACCACAGCAGCCACAGGGCGGCGGCAATCAGTTCAGCGGCGGCGCGCAGTCTCGTCCGCAGCAGCAGCCAGCCGCTGCACCGGCTCCGTCTAACGAACCGCCGATGGATTTCGACGACGATATCCCGTTCTGA
- the uvrA gene encoding excinuclease ABC subunit UvrA: MDKIEVRGARTHNLKNINIVIPRDKLIVVTGLSGSGKSSLAFDTLYAEGQRRYVESLSAYARQFLSLMEKPDVDHIEGLSPAISIEQKSTSHNPRSTVGTITEIHDYLRLLFARVGEPRCPDHDVPLAAQTVSQMVDNVLSQPEGKRLMLLAPMIKERKGEHTKTLENLASQGYIRARIDGEVCDLSDPPKLELQKKHTIEVVIDRFKVREDLAQRLAESFETALDLSGGTAIVSEMDDPKADELLFSANFACPICGYSMRELEPRLFSFNNPAGACPTCDGLGVQQYFDPDRIIQNPELSLAGGAIRGWDRRNFYYFQMLRSLAEHYEFDIEAPWGSLNANVHKVVLYGSGKESIEFKYMNDRGDTSVRRHPFEGVLHNMERRYKETESNAVREELAKFISNRPCTSCDGTRLNREARHVFVENTPLPTISDMSIGHAMEFFQNMKLSGQRAKIAEKVLKEIGDRLKFLVNVGLNYLSLSRSAETLSGGEAQRIRLASQIGAGLVGVMYVLDEPSIGLHQRDNERLLGTLIHLRNLGNTVIVVEHDEDAIRAADHVIDIGPGAGVHGGEVVAEGTLEDIMAVPESLTGQYMSGKRKIEVPNDRVPADPSKVLKLTGARGNNLKDVTLTVPVGLFTCVTGVSGSGKSTLINDTLFPIAQRQLNGATIAEPAPYRDVTGLEHFDKVIDIDQSPIGRTPRSNPATYTGIFTPVRELFAGVPESRARGYTPGRFSFNVRGGRCEACQGDGVIKVEMHFLPDIYVPCDQCKGKRYNRETLEIKYKGKTIHEVLDMTIEEAREFFDAVPALARKLQTLMDVGLTYIRLGQSATTLSGGEAQRVKLARELSKRGTGQTLYILDEPTTGLHFADIQQLLDVLHKLRDQGNTIVVIEHNLDVIKTADWIVDLGPEGGSGGGEILVSGTPETVADCEASHTARFLKPLL; the protein is encoded by the coding sequence ATGGATAAGATCGAAGTTCGGGGCGCCCGCACCCATAATCTCAAAAACATCAACATCGTCATCCCTCGCGACAAACTGATTGTCGTGACCGGGCTTTCTGGGTCAGGTAAATCTTCGCTGGCGTTCGATACGCTGTATGCCGAAGGCCAGCGGCGCTACGTTGAATCACTCTCCGCCTATGCGCGTCAGTTCCTGTCATTGATGGAAAAACCTGACGTTGACCACATCGAAGGGCTGTCGCCCGCGATTTCTATTGAGCAAAAGTCAACGTCTCACAACCCGCGTTCCACCGTCGGGACCATCACTGAAATCCACGATTATCTGCGTCTGCTGTTTGCCCGCGTGGGCGAACCGCGCTGCCCGGATCACGATGTGCCGCTGGCGGCGCAGACCGTCAGCCAGATGGTCGATAACGTGCTGTCACAGCCTGAAGGCAAGCGCCTGATGCTGCTGGCGCCGATGATAAAAGAGCGTAAAGGCGAGCACACTAAGACGCTGGAAAACCTGGCGAGCCAGGGTTATATCCGCGCCCGCATTGACGGCGAAGTCTGCGACCTGTCCGATCCGCCAAAGCTTGAGCTGCAGAAAAAGCACACTATTGAAGTCGTGATTGACCGCTTCAAAGTGCGCGAAGATCTGGCCCAGCGCCTGGCCGAATCATTTGAAACCGCGCTGGATCTCTCCGGCGGCACCGCGATCGTTTCAGAAATGGACGATCCGAAAGCCGATGAACTGCTGTTCTCCGCCAACTTCGCCTGTCCGATTTGCGGCTACAGCATGCGTGAACTCGAACCGCGTCTGTTCTCGTTCAACAACCCGGCCGGTGCCTGCCCAACCTGTGACGGCCTCGGCGTGCAGCAGTATTTCGACCCGGACCGCATCATCCAGAACCCGGAGCTTTCCCTTGCCGGGGGCGCAATCCGCGGCTGGGATCGCCGTAACTTCTACTATTTCCAGATGCTGCGCTCGCTGGCGGAGCATTATGAATTCGATATCGAAGCCCCGTGGGGCAGCCTGAACGCAAATGTGCATAAAGTGGTGCTGTATGGTTCAGGCAAAGAGTCAATTGAATTCAAATACATGAACGACCGGGGCGATACCTCCGTGCGCCGCCATCCGTTCGAAGGCGTGCTGCATAATATGGAGCGCCGCTACAAAGAGACCGAATCTAACGCGGTGCGCGAGGAGCTGGCGAAATTCATCAGCAACCGGCCGTGCACCAGCTGCGACGGCACTCGTCTGAACCGCGAAGCGCGCCACGTGTTTGTCGAAAACACCCCGCTGCCAACCATTTCAGACATGAGCATCGGCCATGCGATGGAGTTCTTCCAGAACATGAAGCTGTCCGGGCAACGCGCCAAGATTGCGGAAAAAGTGCTGAAAGAGATTGGCGATCGCCTGAAGTTCCTGGTCAACGTTGGCCTGAACTATCTTTCCCTTTCCCGCTCGGCGGAAACCCTCTCCGGCGGTGAAGCCCAGCGTATTCGTCTGGCTAGCCAAATTGGTGCCGGTCTGGTGGGTGTGATGTACGTGCTGGATGAACCGTCTATCGGCCTGCATCAGCGCGATAACGAACGCCTGCTCGGCACCCTGATTCACCTGCGTAACCTCGGTAACACGGTGATTGTGGTAGAGCACGACGAAGATGCTATCCGCGCGGCTGACCACGTGATTGATATCGGCCCGGGCGCTGGCGTCCACGGCGGCGAAGTGGTGGCGGAAGGTACGCTGGAAGACATTATGGCGGTACCCGAATCGTTGACCGGTCAGTACATGAGTGGCAAACGTAAAATCGAAGTGCCGAACGATCGCGTTCCGGCTGACCCGTCAAAAGTGCTGAAACTGACCGGCGCACGCGGTAACAATCTGAAAGACGTCACGCTGACAGTACCTGTTGGCCTGTTTACCTGCGTGACGGGTGTATCCGGTTCCGGTAAATCAACGCTGATTAACGACACGCTGTTCCCGATTGCACAGCGCCAGCTCAACGGCGCGACCATCGCCGAGCCTGCGCCGTATCGCGATGTCACGGGCCTCGAGCATTTCGACAAAGTTATCGATATCGACCAGAGCCCGATTGGCCGTACGCCGCGCTCTAACCCGGCCACGTACACCGGCATCTTTACGCCAGTGCGTGAACTGTTCGCGGGCGTGCCGGAATCGCGTGCGCGCGGTTATACGCCGGGGCGTTTTAGCTTTAACGTCCGTGGCGGCCGCTGCGAAGCGTGTCAGGGCGATGGCGTCATCAAGGTGGAAATGCACTTCCTGCCGGATATCTACGTGCCGTGCGACCAGTGCAAAGGCAAGCGCTATAACCGCGAAACGCTAGAGATTAAGTACAAAGGCAAGACTATCCACGAAGTGCTGGATATGACCATTGAAGAAGCGCGTGAGTTCTTTGATGCCGTTCCGGCGCTGGCGCGTAAACTGCAAACGCTGATGGATGTGGGCCTGACCTACATTCGTCTCGGCCAGTCGGCGACAACGCTCTCCGGCGGTGAAGCTCAGCGCGTGAAGTTAGCGCGTGAGCTGTCCAAACGCGGTACCGGGCAGACGCTGTATATCCTCGATGAACCGACCACTGGCCTGCATTTTGCCGACATCCAGCAGTTGCTGGACGTGCTGCATAAGCTGCGCGATCAGGGCAATACCATCGTGGTTATCGAGCATAATCTGGACGTGATTAAAACCGCGGACTGGATTGTCGATCTCGGCCCGGAAGGCGGCAGCGGCGGCGGGGAAATTCTCGTCTCCGGTACGCCGGAAACGGTCGCAGACTGCGAAGCCTCGCATACTGCGCGCTTCCTTAAGCCGTTGCTGTAA
- a CDS encoding MmcQ/YjbR family DNA-binding protein, with amino-acid sequence MTISELLQYCMNKPGAEQSVHSDWKATQIKVSDVLFAMVKEVEGRPATSLKTSPELADLLRQQHSDVRPSQHLNKAHWSTVYLDGSLPDSQIYYLVDASYQQAMGMLPDQVRQHLSE; translated from the coding sequence ATGACCATTTCGGAGTTGCTGCAATATTGCATGAACAAGCCAGGCGCAGAACAGAGCGTTCACAGCGACTGGAAGGCCACGCAGATTAAAGTGTCTGATGTGTTGTTTGCGATGGTGAAAGAGGTGGAGGGCCGTCCCGCGACGTCGCTCAAAACCAGCCCGGAACTGGCAGATTTACTGCGTCAGCAGCACAGCGATGTGCGTCCCAGTCAGCATCTGAATAAAGCGCACTGGAGCACGGTGTATCTCGACGGGTCACTGCCGGATTCGCAGATTTACTATCTGGTTGATGCGTCTTATCAACAAGCGATGGGCATGCTGCCTGACCAGGTCAGGCAGCATCTTTCAGAGTGA
- the aphA gene encoding acid phosphatase AphA produces the protein MRKVSVALSAICLLFTINSTVVDAHASSPSPLYIGTNVAKLAEQAPIHWVSVAQIENSLLGRAPMSVGFDIDDTVLFSSPGFWRGKKTFSPDSEDYLKNPEFWEKMNNGWDDFSIPKEVARALIALHVKRGDSIYFVTGRSQTKTETVSKTLQDDFLIPAANMNPVIFAGDKAGQNTKVQWLKEKNIKVFYGDSDNDITAAHDVGARGIRVLRASNSTYKPLPNAGAYGEEVIVNSEY, from the coding sequence ATGCGCAAGGTTTCAGTGGCGCTCAGCGCTATTTGCTTGTTGTTTACGATAAACAGCACCGTTGTTGACGCTCATGCGTCGTCGCCATCTCCACTGTATATTGGCACAAATGTCGCGAAACTCGCCGAACAGGCGCCGATCCATTGGGTTTCCGTGGCGCAGATTGAAAACAGTCTGTTGGGCCGGGCCCCGATGTCCGTCGGATTTGATATTGATGATACCGTGCTGTTTTCAAGCCCAGGCTTCTGGCGCGGTAAAAAGACCTTTTCCCCTGACAGTGAAGACTACCTGAAGAACCCGGAATTCTGGGAAAAGATGAACAACGGCTGGGATGATTTCAGCATCCCGAAAGAAGTGGCGCGCGCGTTGATTGCTCTGCACGTCAAACGCGGTGACAGCATTTATTTCGTCACCGGCCGCAGCCAGACCAAAACCGAAACCGTCAGCAAAACGCTGCAGGACGATTTCCTGATCCCGGCCGCCAACATGAACCCGGTTATTTTTGCCGGGGACAAAGCCGGGCAAAACACCAAGGTTCAGTGGCTGAAAGAGAAGAATATCAAAGTCTTCTACGGTGACTCCGACAATGACATCACCGCCGCCCATGACGTTGGTGCGCGCGGCATCCGCGTATTACGCGCGTCAAACTCCACCTACAAACCGTTGCCAAACGCCGGGGCGTACGGGGAAGAAGTTATCGTCAATTCCGAATACTGA